The Rhododendron vialii isolate Sample 1 chromosome 8a, ASM3025357v1 genome has a window encoding:
- the LOC131298040 gene encoding probable myosin-binding protein 5 isoform X1: MASPSFKHLAERKLGRFPHFIVYALLEWTLIFLLFIDGFLAFVSNEFAKFFDLKIPCLLCTRIDHVLVHRNSNFYYNGSICESHKRDISSLAYCHMHRKLSDIRSMCEGCLLSFATERESDTDAYKSLAGILHKDIDTFMEDDHRISHRQPYLGKRDDAMKVEKSGVHRCSCCGEALKMKPSSSMNASFLSQAPAPSPRAPVLTWKNEESRNLELPHIRYTELKFMSDNESEIPDDEDSHSGKEENKAASVPLLPDTEDIIEEAKTPNFTKGNRFFGIPLTDSAAASPRWASRFQKKFLFEKSDFFSESNDTNETEGDSILHSLKRQVRLDRKSLIAMYMELDEERSASAVAANNAMAMITRLQAEKAAVQMEALQYQRMMEEQAEYDQEAVQVMKDLLTKREEEIKGLEAELDTYRERYGQINRVGSDECEVDADEDYQEFKSQSLSSMSEKSDCGSPNEGNQIAENGHNRERSGPLQEERGERTIEESSLDFEGDRTFLLGMLSNLEKKLNVDSGMVDHVDEYTGNENKAILTKEVSFIRERLKAIEADSGFLKHAAMTLQKGGEGTKLLTEIALHLRKLRRSLKVPSQDIDA; encoded by the exons ATGGCATCGCCATCCTTCAAGCATCTTGCAGAACGGAAGCTGGGCAGATTCCCACACTTTATAGTATACGCCCTTCTCGAATGGACGCTGATTTTCTTGCTCTTCATCGACGGATTCCTAGCGTTCGTCTCCAACGAATTCGCCAAATTCTTCGACCTGAAAATCCCCTGCCTGCTCTGCACCAGAATCGACCACGTCCTCGTCCACAGGAACTCCAACTTCTACTACAATGGCTCCATTTGTGAATCTCACAAGAGGGACATTTCCTCCCTTGCTTACTGCCACATGCACCGAAAACTCTCCGACATCCGGAGCATGTGCGAGGGATGCCTCCTCTCGTTTGCAACTGAGAGAGAGTCCGACACGGATGCTTACAAATCCCTAGCTGGGATCCTTCACAAGGATATTGACACCTTTATGGAGGATGATCATAGGATTAGTCACAGACAACCATATCTTGGAAAGAGGGATGATGCGATGAAGGTTGAGAAAAGCGGGGTCCACAGGTGTTCTTGTTGTGGGGAGGCGTTGAAGATGAAGCCCTCCTCGTCGATGAACGCAAGTTTTCTTTCGCAAGCGCCTGCTCCATCCCCTAGAGCTCCGGTGTTGACCTGGAAAAACGAGGAGTCGAGGAATTTAGAATTGCCTCATATTCGTTACACGGAGCTGAAGTTTATGTCCGATAACGAATCGGAGATTCCAGATGATGAAGATAGCCATT CAGGCAAAGAAGAGAACAAAGCCGCTTCTGTGCCATTACTACCGGACACTGAAGATATTATAGAAGAAGCTAAGACCCCAAACTTCACGAAAGGCAACAGATTTTTTGGAATCCCACTTACGGATTCAGCAGCAGCAAGTCCCAGGTGGGCTTCCAGGTTTCAAAAGAAGTTTCTATTCGAAAAGTCAGACTTCTTTTCTGAGTCCAATGACACAAACGAAACAGAAGGTGACTCCATCTTGCATAGTTTGAAGAGACAAGTTCGCTTGGATCGCAAGTCGTTGATAGCAATGTACATGGAATTGGATGAAGAAAGAAGCGCTTCCGCAGTTGCAGCAAACAACGCAATGGCCATGATCACAAGGCTTCAAGCAGAGAAGGCAGCTGTTCAAATGGAAGCGTTACAGTATCAGAGAAtgatggaggagcaggcagagTACGATCAAGAAGCAGTACAAGTGATGAAGGATTTGCTTAccaagagagaggaggagatcaAGGGTTTAGAGGCCGAACTTGATACCTATAGAGAAAGATACGGACAGATAAATAGAGTAGGGAGTGACGAATGTGAAGTTGATGCCGATGAAGATTACCAAGAGTTTAAATCTCAATCTTTATCGTCCATGAGCGAGAAATCGGATTGTGGAAGTCCTAACGAAGGAAATCAAATTGCAGAAAATGGGCATAATCGTGAACGATCTGGCCCTTTGcaggaagaaagaggagagaggacCATTGAGGAGTCATCGTTAGATTTTGAAGGCGATAGAACTTTCCTTTTGGGCATGTTGTCAAATTTGGAGAAGAAACTCAACGTAGACTCTGGCATGGTAGATCATGTAGATGAATATACAG GCAATGAGAACAAGGCCATTCTTACCAAAGAAGTGTCATTTATAAGGGAGAGACTGAAAGCAATTGAAGCAGACAGTGGATTCTTAAAGCATGCTGCTATGACACTTCAAAAGGGTGGTGAAGGAACAAAACTTTTGACAGAGATAGCTCTTCATCTACGGAAGCTTAGGCGGTCATTGAAAGTTCCGTCGCAGGATATAGATGCATGA
- the LOC131298040 gene encoding probable myosin-binding protein 5 isoform X2, whose amino-acid sequence MASPSFKHLAERKLGRFPHFIVYALLEWTLIFLLFIDGFLAFVSNEFAKFFDLKIPCLLCTRIDHVLVHRNSNFYYNGSICESHKRDISSLAYCHMHRKLSDIRSMCEGCLLSFATERESDTDAYKSLAGILHKDIDTFMEDDHRISHRQPYLGKRDDAMKVEKSGVHRCSCCGEALKMKPSSSMNASFLSQAPAPSPRAPVLTWKNEESRNLELPHIRYTELKFMSDNESEIPDDEDSHCKEENKAASVPLLPDTEDIIEEAKTPNFTKGNRFFGIPLTDSAAASPRWASRFQKKFLFEKSDFFSESNDTNETEGDSILHSLKRQVRLDRKSLIAMYMELDEERSASAVAANNAMAMITRLQAEKAAVQMEALQYQRMMEEQAEYDQEAVQVMKDLLTKREEEIKGLEAELDTYRERYGQINRVGSDECEVDADEDYQEFKSQSLSSMSEKSDCGSPNEGNQIAENGHNRERSGPLQEERGERTIEESSLDFEGDRTFLLGMLSNLEKKLNVDSGMVDHVDEYTGNENKAILTKEVSFIRERLKAIEADSGFLKHAAMTLQKGGEGTKLLTEIALHLRKLRRSLKVPSQDIDA is encoded by the exons ATGGCATCGCCATCCTTCAAGCATCTTGCAGAACGGAAGCTGGGCAGATTCCCACACTTTATAGTATACGCCCTTCTCGAATGGACGCTGATTTTCTTGCTCTTCATCGACGGATTCCTAGCGTTCGTCTCCAACGAATTCGCCAAATTCTTCGACCTGAAAATCCCCTGCCTGCTCTGCACCAGAATCGACCACGTCCTCGTCCACAGGAACTCCAACTTCTACTACAATGGCTCCATTTGTGAATCTCACAAGAGGGACATTTCCTCCCTTGCTTACTGCCACATGCACCGAAAACTCTCCGACATCCGGAGCATGTGCGAGGGATGCCTCCTCTCGTTTGCAACTGAGAGAGAGTCCGACACGGATGCTTACAAATCCCTAGCTGGGATCCTTCACAAGGATATTGACACCTTTATGGAGGATGATCATAGGATTAGTCACAGACAACCATATCTTGGAAAGAGGGATGATGCGATGAAGGTTGAGAAAAGCGGGGTCCACAGGTGTTCTTGTTGTGGGGAGGCGTTGAAGATGAAGCCCTCCTCGTCGATGAACGCAAGTTTTCTTTCGCAAGCGCCTGCTCCATCCCCTAGAGCTCCGGTGTTGACCTGGAAAAACGAGGAGTCGAGGAATTTAGAATTGCCTCATATTCGTTACACGGAGCTGAAGTTTATGTCCGATAACGAATCGGAGATTCCAGATGATGAAGATAGCCATT GCAAAGAAGAGAACAAAGCCGCTTCTGTGCCATTACTACCGGACACTGAAGATATTATAGAAGAAGCTAAGACCCCAAACTTCACGAAAGGCAACAGATTTTTTGGAATCCCACTTACGGATTCAGCAGCAGCAAGTCCCAGGTGGGCTTCCAGGTTTCAAAAGAAGTTTCTATTCGAAAAGTCAGACTTCTTTTCTGAGTCCAATGACACAAACGAAACAGAAGGTGACTCCATCTTGCATAGTTTGAAGAGACAAGTTCGCTTGGATCGCAAGTCGTTGATAGCAATGTACATGGAATTGGATGAAGAAAGAAGCGCTTCCGCAGTTGCAGCAAACAACGCAATGGCCATGATCACAAGGCTTCAAGCAGAGAAGGCAGCTGTTCAAATGGAAGCGTTACAGTATCAGAGAAtgatggaggagcaggcagagTACGATCAAGAAGCAGTACAAGTGATGAAGGATTTGCTTAccaagagagaggaggagatcaAGGGTTTAGAGGCCGAACTTGATACCTATAGAGAAAGATACGGACAGATAAATAGAGTAGGGAGTGACGAATGTGAAGTTGATGCCGATGAAGATTACCAAGAGTTTAAATCTCAATCTTTATCGTCCATGAGCGAGAAATCGGATTGTGGAAGTCCTAACGAAGGAAATCAAATTGCAGAAAATGGGCATAATCGTGAACGATCTGGCCCTTTGcaggaagaaagaggagagaggacCATTGAGGAGTCATCGTTAGATTTTGAAGGCGATAGAACTTTCCTTTTGGGCATGTTGTCAAATTTGGAGAAGAAACTCAACGTAGACTCTGGCATGGTAGATCATGTAGATGAATATACAG GCAATGAGAACAAGGCCATTCTTACCAAAGAAGTGTCATTTATAAGGGAGAGACTGAAAGCAATTGAAGCAGACAGTGGATTCTTAAAGCATGCTGCTATGACACTTCAAAAGGGTGGTGAAGGAACAAAACTTTTGACAGAGATAGCTCTTCATCTACGGAAGCTTAGGCGGTCATTGAAAGTTCCGTCGCAGGATATAGATGCATGA